A genomic window from Alkalihalobacillus sp. AL-G includes:
- the proC gene encoding pyrroline-5-carboxylate reductase produces the protein MESYRLLMIGAGRMAEAIISGLQNQNPSLFSSVTVANQTDERRLINLAKKYNVHTTTDWRDVINEVDVVVSAVPPQAHSTILEDLDSIGYKKLFITVAAGVDPTFMESKISEGTPVCWMMPNTAAQVKKSMTTYVCGRFVNDDHRTIIHHLLESIGDYAELSEEQVHDLTAVTGSAPAFLYLFCEALEEAAVSYGLDEKQAKLLVTKMISGSAEMLETGITANELRDQVTSPGGSTAAGVEVLEKGHFTELVQNAVKATNTHARGK, from the coding sequence ATGGAATCATATCGTCTACTGATGATCGGTGCAGGTCGGATGGCTGAAGCGATCATATCCGGATTGCAGAATCAAAATCCATCGTTGTTCTCAAGCGTGACTGTTGCAAACCAAACGGATGAAAGACGTTTAATCAATTTAGCAAAAAAATATAACGTACATACAACAACCGACTGGAGAGACGTAATTAATGAGGTAGATGTGGTTGTTTCAGCTGTGCCTCCTCAAGCTCATAGTACGATTCTAGAAGATTTAGATTCTATTGGTTATAAAAAACTATTTATCACTGTTGCTGCAGGAGTGGATCCAACATTCATGGAATCAAAAATCTCTGAAGGTACACCGGTTTGCTGGATGATGCCGAACACAGCTGCACAGGTAAAAAAGTCGATGACGACCTATGTGTGCGGTCGCTTTGTTAATGATGACCATCGGACGATCATTCATCATTTATTAGAATCGATCGGCGACTATGCTGAGCTATCCGAAGAACAGGTGCACGATTTAACAGCAGTTACGGGTAGTGCACCGGCATTTTTGTATCTCTTCTGTGAGGCATTAGAAGAGGCAGCCGTATCCTATGGACTTGATGAGAAACAAGCGAAGTTACTTGTTACCAAGATGATCAGCGGTTCTGCTGAAATGTTAGAAACAGGGATAACCGCTAATGAATTACGTGATCAAGTAACCTCACCTGGTGGCTCCACAGCTGCAGGAGTCGAAGTGCTTGAAAAAGGTCACTTTACTGAGCTTGTTCAAAACGCCGTCAAAGCCACGAACACTCATGCACGCGGGAAATAA